A single genomic interval of Aegicerativicinus sediminis harbors:
- a CDS encoding response regulator transcription factor — MAEMTTILLAEDELALGQIIKESLETRGFKVVYCDNGEKALELFKSQTIDILVLDVMMPKKDGFTLAKEIRLEDDSIPIIFLTAKSQTKDVVEGFSIGGNDYLKKPFSMEELIVRIKNLLTRKTIQQNTEEINVGTYTFNFPKQILIQDSKEQLLTHREAHLLFHLVKQKNQVLDRTYILNKLWGNDDYFSARSMDVYITKLRKKLIDDPNITILNVRGYGYKLIC; from the coding sequence ATGGCTGAGATGACGACCATTTTATTGGCAGAAGATGAACTTGCTTTAGGACAAATAATAAAAGAAAGCCTAGAGACGCGAGGTTTTAAGGTGGTTTATTGTGATAATGGTGAAAAGGCATTAGAACTCTTTAAAAGCCAAACCATAGATATATTAGTCTTGGATGTTATGATGCCGAAAAAAGACGGGTTCACCCTTGCCAAAGAAATAAGGTTGGAAGATGATAGCATTCCAATAATCTTTTTAACGGCAAAATCACAAACAAAAGATGTGGTGGAAGGTTTTAGCATAGGCGGCAACGATTATTTAAAAAAACCTTTTAGCATGGAGGAACTTATTGTAAGGATTAAAAACCTCCTGACAAGAAAAACCATTCAGCAAAATACCGAGGAAATTAATGTTGGCACCTACACCTTTAATTTTCCAAAGCAAATCTTAATCCAAGACAGTAAGGAACAATTACTCACACATAGGGAGGCGCATTTATTATTCCATTTGGTTAAGCAAAAAAATCAGGTTTTAGATCGCACATATATTTTAAACAAACTTTGGGGGAATGATGATTATTTCTCAGCAAGAAGTATGGATGTTTATATAACTAAACTCCGAAAAAAATTGATTGACGACCCAAATATTACAATATTAAATGTAAGGGGTTACGGTTACAAATTAATTTGCTGA